The following are from one region of the Gammaproteobacteria bacterium genome:
- a CDS encoding 6-hydroxymethylpterin diphosphokinase MptE-like protein — MKTIFRSTILKQYSKLIRVWMKSEGFLMRIDSVVDMGAGFVQRSRAEFEAILSAWLPIISRSSAFGIFGTADAAYYINEFLFRHGYEDVVYFSTNPQFPEIEGRSLRKIECDTVRDRDVIFTSSLSDSATQEDIIRHTGYSGTVLTLPDLKHLSVTMMQDSASNEQIMLLKNCHKNTPAFVIGNGASLLETDPRSIGIDAVTFAGNGIVRLEGFVPDYYFSLDYSALVHWSEEIFRLSSRKFFPSRLYEWVREEYAKDSTDNVFYPACYERKIDLDIDDWYEYGFETGHTIICPMLQMAAWMGCNPIYLIGVDLSHDVKGSYFTGHYHENIFAGYKNEQLTAFKSKLPRGILRSVEACRHKGVEVFNLAPTRNIQGVANLPFDDVI; from the coding sequence ATGAAAACGATTTTTCGTTCAACTATTCTGAAGCAGTATTCGAAATTGATCAGGGTCTGGATGAAAAGTGAGGGTTTTTTAATGCGCATAGATTCTGTGGTGGACATGGGGGCTGGATTCGTTCAGCGTTCCAGAGCTGAATTTGAAGCAATTCTTAGCGCATGGCTTCCGATCATTAGCAGGTCTTCTGCCTTTGGTATTTTTGGTACGGCTGATGCCGCATACTATATTAATGAATTTCTGTTTAGGCATGGTTATGAGGATGTTGTTTATTTTTCGACTAATCCGCAGTTTCCAGAGATAGAAGGACGCAGCCTTCGAAAGATAGAGTGCGATACTGTGAGGGATCGGGATGTTATCTTCACGTCATCACTGTCCGATTCAGCAACGCAGGAGGATATTATCAGGCATACGGGCTATTCTGGTACAGTTCTTACGCTCCCTGACCTTAAGCACTTGAGTGTGACAATGATGCAAGATTCTGCATCTAACGAGCAAATAATGTTGCTCAAGAATTGTCACAAGAATACTCCTGCGTTTGTCATAGGCAATGGGGCTTCGTTGCTTGAGACTGATCCTAGAAGTATTGGCATTGATGCAGTGACGTTCGCGGGAAACGGCATCGTCCGGCTGGAGGGATTCGTTCCTGATTATTATTTTTCACTGGACTATTCGGCTCTGGTGCATTGGTCCGAAGAAATCTTTCGTTTGTCGTCGCGCAAGTTCTTTCCGTCACGACTTTATGAGTGGGTGCGTGAAGAGTACGCGAAAGATAGTACTGATAACGTATTTTATCCAGCCTGTTATGAGCGGAAAATCGATCTTGATATCGACGATTGGTACGAATATGGTTTTGAGACAGGGCACACCATCATCTGTCCCATGTTACAGATGGCGGCATGGATGGGATGTAATCCGATCTATCTCATTGGCGTTGATCTTTCCCATGATGTCAAAGGGAGCTACTTCACTGGCCACTATCACGAAAACATATTCGCGGGTTATAAGAATGAACAATTGACGGCCTTCAAGTCCAAGTTGCCGCGAGGAATTCTTCGTTCGGTCGAGGCCTGCCGCCATAAAGGTGTGGAAGTCTTTAACCTGGCGCCAACGAGAAACATACAGGGTGTCGCTAACCTCCCGTTCGATGATGTTATATGA
- a CDS encoding radical SAM protein, with translation MKLLFINPCLRKGANTKMLPVGLASVMTYVDLHGYEFDLLDVDAYDLSDEDVENHIHSNQYDVYLFGSIVTHYKWVKWLTHTIRKYHPNSVIIVGNSVAGSCYEVFMSHAPNDITVIGEGEVTTVAVLDSIKNGTALCEVEGIAFRDGDAIRKTTQRKAARLENLPMVNWDYFDVSKYLDSQSTRNSFGADNNTVAMPVVTARGCAFRCTFCHFVFWDDPYRYRSPDDVLAEIRRNMERYGANYINFWDDLSFGSLPQAERMADAIIQSGLKFDWSAAVRTDLFGNPKHSYERRLAVARKMRESGCKAVGFSLESGNKNILDMMDKKINPDYFTNQIEVLRDVGIVSNTSVVFGYPIETAETIEETFDMCDKNRVYPSIGFLLPLPYTKMYEYAKEYGYITDEDAYLDAITERQDFCLNMTAMSQDAVMDHIKNGAERLNRLLKLNLDEGSYIRTGGYNKHTNKKLQLKKPLDPDNMKRNENDFSFNYSEAVFEIDQGLDEK, from the coding sequence GTGAAATTATTATTTATTAATCCATGCCTACGCAAGGGCGCGAATACAAAGATGCTGCCGGTAGGACTCGCAAGTGTAATGACGTACGTTGATCTGCATGGATATGAGTTTGATCTGTTGGATGTGGATGCATATGACCTAAGTGATGAGGATGTAGAAAATCATATCCATAGTAATCAATATGATGTTTATCTTTTTGGGAGCATCGTTACCCACTACAAGTGGGTTAAATGGCTTACACACACGATCAGAAAATATCATCCAAATTCAGTAATTATTGTTGGTAATTCAGTCGCTGGATCCTGTTACGAGGTCTTTATGAGTCATGCGCCCAATGATATTACTGTAATAGGAGAAGGTGAGGTGACGACGGTTGCAGTTCTGGATTCAATAAAGAATGGAACGGCATTATGTGAGGTTGAAGGCATCGCATTTCGCGATGGTGATGCAATCAGGAAGACGACACAGAGGAAGGCCGCGCGTCTGGAAAATTTGCCAATGGTGAATTGGGACTATTTCGATGTTTCGAAATACCTTGATAGCCAATCTACCCGAAATTCATTTGGCGCAGACAACAACACGGTAGCTATGCCAGTTGTCACAGCGCGTGGATGCGCATTCCGCTGTACATTCTGTCATTTCGTATTCTGGGATGACCCATATCGATATCGTAGTCCGGATGACGTTTTGGCAGAAATTAGACGTAATATGGAAAGGTATGGGGCTAATTACATCAATTTTTGGGATGATTTGAGCTTTGGATCGTTACCACAAGCCGAACGTATGGCAGATGCAATTATTCAGTCAGGACTAAAATTCGACTGGAGTGCGGCGGTGCGTACCGACTTGTTCGGTAACCCGAAGCATTCTTACGAACGCCGCTTGGCGGTTGCGCGTAAGATGCGGGAGTCCGGCTGTAAGGCAGTTGGGTTCTCTCTTGAATCTGGTAATAAAAATATTCTCGATATGATGGATAAAAAAATTAATCCAGACTATTTCACAAATCAGATTGAAGTACTACGTGATGTGGGAATAGTCTCGAATACTTCGGTAGTGTTCGGTTATCCGATTGAAACGGCGGAGACTATCGAGGAAACATTTGATATGTGTGATAAGAATCGGGTCTACCCGAGCATCGGTTTCTTGCTTCCGTTGCCATATACAAAAATGTACGAGTATGCGAAGGAGTATGGTTACATCACAGATGAAGATGCCTACCTTGATGCAATAACCGAGCGGCAGGATTTTTGCTTGAATATGACTGCTATGTCTCAGGATGCAGTGATGGATCATATAAAAAATGGCGCTGAGAGATTAAATAGGCTGCTGAAGCTTAATCTTGACGAGGGTTCTTACATACGGACTGGCGGCTATAACAAACACACCAACAAAAAATTACAGCTCAAAAAGCCACTGGATCCAGATAACATGAAGCGTAATGAAAACGATTTTTCGTTCAACTATTCTGAAGCAGTATTCGAAATTGATCAGGGTCTGGATGAAAAGTGA
- the pseI gene encoding pseudaminic acid synthase, with the protein MNQIVRIGKYSVGPGLRPLIIAEMSGNHGGSLQRALAMVDAAAAAGAHALKLQTYTADTMTLASTGKEFVITDPDSPWNGRNLHDLYQEAHTPWEWHLPIFERANQRGMIAFSSPFDESAVDFLETLDVPAYKIASFENTDFHLIRYVAETGKPIIVSTGMATVAEIDECVRACREAGCTQLILLKCTSTYPAQPDDTNILTIPHMRDLFSCNIGLSDHTMGNGVALASVALGATVIEKHFILNRADGGVDAEFSIEPHDLASLVCESERVWRALGSVKYGPVGAETASIRYRRSIFVVEDLKKGDVLTVHNIRRLRPAVGLAAKHYDSILGRPVKMDVGRGTALKWDMLC; encoded by the coding sequence ATGAACCAGATTGTACGGATTGGTAAATACAGTGTAGGGCCGGGACTTCGTCCATTAATTATTGCCGAGATGTCCGGCAATCATGGTGGATCCTTGCAGCGGGCGCTTGCTATGGTTGATGCCGCCGCTGCGGCCGGTGCTCATGCATTGAAATTGCAAACCTACACCGCTGATACCATGACGCTGGCAAGCACCGGCAAGGAGTTTGTTATCACCGATCCCGATAGCCCATGGAATGGTCGTAATCTCCATGATCTTTATCAAGAAGCACATACCCCATGGGAATGGCACCTACCAATTTTTGAGCGTGCTAATCAAAGAGGCATGATTGCCTTTAGCAGTCCATTTGACGAAAGCGCCGTCGATTTTCTTGAAACCTTGGATGTTCCAGCCTACAAGATTGCCTCATTTGAGAACACTGATTTTCACCTGATCCGATATGTAGCGGAAACCGGAAAACCGATTATCGTCTCTACAGGAATGGCCACCGTGGCAGAAATCGACGAATGTGTTCGAGCATGCCGCGAGGCTGGCTGTACACAATTGATACTGCTTAAATGCACGAGCACCTACCCCGCGCAACCGGACGATACCAATATATTAACTATCCCGCACATGCGAGATTTATTTTCTTGCAACATCGGATTGTCCGACCACACTATGGGCAACGGCGTGGCGCTTGCCAGTGTTGCATTGGGTGCCACGGTAATCGAGAAACATTTCATATTGAACCGGGCGGACGGGGGGGTGGATGCCGAGTTTTCGATTGAACCACATGATTTGGCAAGTCTGGTATGCGAGAGTGAGCGTGTGTGGCGGGCTTTGGGCAGCGTTAAGTACGGGCCTGTTGGTGCTGAGACTGCGTCAATCAGGTATCGCCGGTCGATATTTGTAGTAGAGGATCTCAAAAAAGGTGATGTATTGACTGTGCATAACATCAGGCGACTCAGGCCAGCTGTGGGGTTAGCCGCAAAGCATTACGATTCGATTTTAGGCAGACCAGTAAAAATGGATGTTGGGAGAGGAACGGCCCTTAAATGGGATATGTTATGTTGA
- a CDS encoding PIG-L deacetylase family protein, protein MANKRVMVIVAHPDDEVLGCGGTIARHADDGDMIKVLILADGVGSRSDSRAPDPVQLEARRRSARAANELLGVHEIEFHDYQDNRMDGCDLLDVVRSIEREMTAFDPSIVYTHHVGDVNVDHAVVHNAVVTACRPKPGFAVRGLWFFETPSSTEWRPATSAMPFSPTYFVDISATLPRKLAALNCYLSEMCDYPHPRSLRACENLAMFRGASVGVCAAEAFQVGRILI, encoded by the coding sequence ATGGCGAATAAACGTGTAATGGTGATCGTGGCCCATCCCGATGACGAAGTTCTCGGTTGCGGTGGCACCATTGCCCGGCATGCAGATGATGGAGATATGATTAAGGTGCTCATTCTCGCCGATGGTGTGGGATCGCGATCTGACTCCAGGGCGCCAGATCCAGTACAACTCGAAGCCAGAAGACGTAGCGCTCGGGCGGCGAATGAGCTGCTCGGTGTCCACGAAATCGAATTTCATGACTATCAGGATAATCGCATGGATGGCTGTGACTTGCTTGATGTAGTACGCAGCATTGAACGTGAAATGACTGCGTTTGATCCCTCTATCGTTTATACGCATCATGTGGGTGATGTCAATGTCGACCATGCGGTGGTCCACAATGCAGTTGTCACCGCCTGCCGACCCAAGCCTGGCTTCGCAGTCAGGGGACTCTGGTTTTTTGAAACGCCTTCCAGCACTGAATGGCGACCAGCAACATCGGCGATGCCATTTTCGCCGACCTATTTTGTGGATATTTCAGCCACATTGCCACGCAAGCTTGCGGCATTGAATTGCTACTTGAGCGAGATGTGTGACTATCCTCATCCGCGTTCACTACGTGCGTGTGAAAATCTGGCGATGTTCCGTGGAGCCAGTGTGGGAGTGTGCGCTGCAGAAGCATTTCAGGTTGGAAGAATACTGATATGA
- a CDS encoding methionyl-tRNA formyltransferase, producing MKVPADIWQAHECVMFHMTDLPYGRGGSPLQNLIVRGKAETKLTAFRCIKEIDAGPVYLKENLSLYGTADEIFLRATALSETMIKKIVSENIQPVAQSGEITTFTRRIPADSNVAEITTITAVYDHIRMLDGDGYPPAFLETEHFMLEFSRASLKDDCVLADIRIMKKGTQKNGE from the coding sequence ATGAAGGTTCCTGCCGATATTTGGCAGGCGCATGAATGTGTCATGTTTCATATGACTGATCTGCCGTATGGCAGAGGTGGAAGCCCCTTGCAGAATCTTATCGTACGAGGTAAGGCAGAAACCAAATTAACTGCATTTCGTTGTATCAAAGAAATCGATGCCGGCCCGGTTTATCTCAAAGAGAACCTTTCGCTCTATGGAACGGCGGACGAGATTTTTCTACGTGCGACAGCGTTAAGCGAAACCATGATAAAAAAAATCGTATCGGAAAATATTCAGCCTGTCGCACAGTCTGGTGAGATCACGACTTTTACGCGACGTATACCTGCCGATAGCAATGTCGCTGAAATAACAACGATAACGGCTGTATATGATCACATCAGAATGCTGGACGGTGATGGCTACCCACCGGCATTTCTTGAAACAGAGCATTTTATGCTGGAGTTTAGCCGCGCAAGTTTGAAGGATGATTGCGTACTGGCGGATATACGGATCATGAAAAAAGGCACGCAGAAAAATGGCGAATAA
- the pseH gene encoding UDP-4-amino-4,6-dideoxy-N-acetyl-beta-L-altrosamine N-acetyltransferase, with amino-acid sequence MLEALREEDLLLVLSWRNAPEVRGNMYSAHEISVVEHMNWYQETKNDPSRLDFIYSDEGRKCGVVYFTQLSIEKRTAFWGFYAASDAPKGTGLKMEYAALEHAFSVLGLHKLNCEVIAFNRGVINMHKKTGFVEEGLFRDFHFDGATYHDVIRFGMLASEWEQCRPALLQRIARVG; translated from the coding sequence ATGCTTGAAGCGTTGCGTGAGGAAGACCTTCTGCTGGTGCTGAGCTGGCGCAACGCCCCGGAAGTTCGAGGCAATATGTACAGTGCGCACGAAATATCGGTTGTCGAGCACATGAACTGGTACCAGGAAACGAAAAATGACCCATCGCGGCTCGATTTCATATATAGCGATGAGGGCCGAAAATGCGGTGTCGTGTATTTTACTCAACTGTCGATCGAGAAGCGGACAGCATTCTGGGGTTTCTACGCCGCATCTGATGCGCCGAAAGGCACAGGTCTGAAAATGGAGTACGCAGCATTGGAGCATGCATTTTCGGTGCTTGGCCTGCACAAGCTAAATTGTGAAGTCATCGCATTTAACCGGGGAGTGATCAACATGCATAAAAAAACGGGGTTTGTCGAGGAAGGCCTGTTTCGTGATTTCCATTTTGATGGTGCAACGTATCATGATGTCATCAGGTTCGGCATGCTTGCATCGGAATGGGAGCAATGCCGGCCAGCCTTGCTGCAGCGAATTGCTCGGGTGGGTTAA
- the pseG gene encoding UDP-2,4-diacetamido-2,4,6-trideoxy-beta-L-altropyranose hydrolase yields the protein MRVAFRVDASTTIGTGHVMRCLVLADELRRRGVATLFVCRNHHGNLGERIQERGHGIELLTASTAPVNGPEQEMPPHAAWLGVSWEQDCAETEHVLCAYGKWDWLVVDHYALDARWESHMKTLTRCVFVIDDLADRPHECNLLLDQSYCGEYQDRYRELVPAHCQCLVGVSHVLLRPEFVEARRMMARRHDAVQRIMVNFGGVDQPGATEKALRVVRHVVPDSVAVDVIAGSLNPRLKQIKALCDSGDNIRLHIDCQQMAVLMCQADLAIGCGGVTALERAYLGLVSLVTSNAVNQDQAVADMAQRGMIIPYRDEVDLGRQLKTILASTLPTVVDAVNNGTNQIVDLMMNKSKCGMRPPQSSDGVVHA from the coding sequence ATGAGAGTCGCATTCAGGGTTGATGCCAGCACCACCATAGGCACAGGACATGTGATGCGTTGTCTGGTGCTCGCAGATGAATTGCGTCGACGTGGTGTGGCTACACTGTTTGTTTGCCGTAACCACCATGGCAATTTGGGTGAACGTATCCAGGAGCGGGGCCATGGAATCGAGTTGCTAACCGCGTCAACAGCGCCAGTCAATGGTCCTGAGCAAGAAATGCCTCCTCACGCAGCCTGGCTAGGGGTTAGCTGGGAACAGGATTGTGCCGAGACTGAGCACGTTCTGTGCGCTTACGGAAAATGGGACTGGCTCGTCGTTGATCACTACGCGCTGGATGCCCGTTGGGAGTCCCACATGAAAACGCTAACTCGCTGCGTGTTCGTGATTGATGATCTGGCAGATCGGCCTCATGAGTGCAATTTGCTGTTGGACCAGAGCTACTGCGGCGAATATCAAGATCGTTACCGTGAGCTCGTACCGGCACATTGCCAATGCCTGGTTGGCGTGAGCCACGTGCTGCTGAGGCCGGAATTTGTGGAGGCACGTCGTATGATGGCGCGCCGTCATGATGCGGTGCAACGGATCATGGTCAATTTCGGAGGAGTGGATCAGCCGGGCGCCACTGAAAAGGCTCTGCGTGTAGTGCGTCACGTAGTACCTGATAGTGTGGCTGTCGATGTCATCGCGGGATCGCTCAACCCGCGTCTGAAGCAGATCAAGGCACTCTGCGATAGCGGTGACAATATCCGCCTACATATCGATTGTCAGCAGATGGCAGTCTTGATGTGTCAAGCTGACCTGGCGATTGGTTGCGGTGGAGTCACCGCATTGGAGCGCGCCTATCTTGGATTGGTCTCACTCGTCACTTCAAATGCTGTGAACCAGGATCAAGCCGTAGCGGATATGGCACAGCGAGGTATGATTATTCCCTACCGCGATGAGGTCGATCTTGGGCGGCAGCTGAAAACGATTTTAGCTTCGACACTGCCAACCGTTGTCGATGCGGTAAATAATGGCACCAACCAAATCGTCGATCTCATGATGAACAAGTCCAAGTGTGGGATGCGGCCGCCGCAGAGTTCTGATGGGGTCGTGCATGCTTGA
- the pseF gene encoding pseudaminic acid cytidylyltransferase, with the protein MRLAVIPARGGSTRIPRKNIRVFVDRPIIAYSIEAALTSGLFDKVIVSTDDEEIASVARALGAEVPFIRPAALADDYVGTNPVVAHAIHWFREQGHIIEHACCIYSTAPFIRSEYLTEGWRRLNESGQSFAFSVTTYPYPIQRSLRMRADGIMEVMYPEDFKKRSQDLEEAYHDAGQFYWGRADAFGTVALHQNSVPVILPRWLVQDIDTPEDWATAELMYRAMQLDVEHA; encoded by the coding sequence GTGAGACTGGCGGTCATTCCAGCGCGCGGCGGCAGTACACGCATTCCCCGGAAAAATATTCGTGTGTTTGTAGACAGGCCCATCATCGCCTATTCGATCGAGGCCGCACTGACATCGGGATTGTTCGACAAGGTGATCGTGTCGACGGACGATGAGGAAATTGCCAGCGTCGCCAGGGCGCTCGGCGCGGAGGTGCCGTTTATCCGCCCCGCCGCGCTTGCAGATGACTACGTCGGCACAAATCCTGTAGTGGCGCACGCCATTCACTGGTTCCGGGAACAAGGGCATATCATCGAGCATGCCTGCTGCATCTATTCCACTGCACCATTCATCCGCAGCGAATATCTCACTGAAGGTTGGCGCAGGCTGAACGAGAGCGGGCAAAGTTTTGCCTTTTCCGTTACCACCTACCCCTATCCCATTCAACGTTCGTTGCGTATGAGGGCGGATGGCATCATGGAAGTGATGTATCCCGAGGACTTCAAGAAGCGATCGCAGGATCTCGAGGAGGCTTACCACGATGCCGGCCAGTTCTATTGGGGCAGAGCCGACGCCTTCGGTACCGTAGCGCTTCATCAGAACTCTGTGCCGGTGATACTGCCACGTTGGCTGGTGCAGGATATCGATACGCCGGAAGACTGGGCCACTGCCGAATTGATGTACCGGGCGATGCAATTGGATGTTGAACACGCATGA
- the pseC gene encoding UDP-4-amino-4,6-dideoxy-N-acetyl-beta-L-altrosamine transaminase yields MIPYARQHISQDDIDSITAVLQSDWLTQGSVAPRFEQAVADYCGAKYAISTNSATSALHLACLAAGLGPDDRLWTSANTFVASANCGRYCGAQVDFVDIDPDTYCISPSALDKKLSEADASDTLPKVVIAVHFAGQSCDMQRLHALSQRYGFLLIEDAAHAIGGEYQQQKIGGCAYSDMTVFSFHAAKVITTAEGGMIVTNSAAYAEKLALLRSHGITRNPQHFICKSEGEWYYEQHELGYNYRMNEIQAALGLSQLQRLDEFVFRRRSLAACYQHLLDDLPVKLPWQHPDTNSAWHLYVIRIDAAENTRSRAEVYAVMKAAGIGVNVHYIPVHIQPYYRQLGFCWGDYPEAERHYQEVITLPLFFTMTDAQLNQVAEKLREALS; encoded by the coding sequence ATGATCCCCTACGCGCGTCAGCACATTTCACAGGATGATATCGACAGCATCACTGCGGTATTGCAATCCGACTGGCTCACGCAAGGTTCTGTTGCGCCCCGGTTTGAGCAGGCTGTGGCTGACTATTGCGGGGCGAAATATGCTATTTCGACCAATAGTGCTACTTCTGCCCTGCACTTGGCGTGTCTGGCTGCCGGACTTGGACCCGATGATCGTCTATGGACATCAGCCAATACTTTCGTTGCATCGGCCAACTGTGGCCGTTACTGCGGCGCGCAAGTCGATTTCGTAGATATCGATCCGGATACGTATTGTATATCTCCCAGTGCCCTGGATAAAAAGCTCTCTGAGGCCGATGCCAGCGATACCCTGCCCAAGGTGGTGATAGCTGTGCACTTCGCCGGACAGTCCTGCGATATGCAACGCCTGCATGCGTTATCCCAACGCTATGGATTTTTACTGATTGAAGACGCTGCACATGCGATCGGCGGCGAGTACCAGCAGCAGAAAATCGGTGGGTGTGCCTATTCGGATATGACCGTGTTCAGCTTTCACGCCGCAAAGGTCATCACAACTGCGGAAGGAGGGATGATCGTTACCAACTCGGCGGCTTATGCCGAGAAGCTGGCCCTGCTGCGTAGTCATGGAATCACTCGCAATCCCCAGCACTTCATCTGCAAAAGTGAGGGTGAGTGGTACTACGAACAGCATGAGCTTGGCTACAACTACCGCATGAATGAAATCCAGGCGGCCCTGGGTCTGAGCCAACTCCAGCGCCTTGACGAATTCGTTTTCAGGCGGCGTAGCCTGGCGGCATGCTATCAGCACTTGCTGGACGATTTACCAGTCAAGTTGCCGTGGCAGCATCCGGACACCAACTCGGCATGGCACCTCTATGTCATCAGGATCGACGCCGCTGAGAACACCCGCAGCAGGGCCGAGGTGTATGCCGTCATGAAGGCAGCTGGCATCGGTGTCAATGTGCACTATATACCCGTCCACATCCAGCCCTATTACCGCCAGCTCGGGTTTTGTTGGGGAGATTATCCGGAAGCGGAGCGTCACTATCAGGAGGTCATTACCCTGCCGCTGTTTTTCACCATGACCGATGCACAGCTGAATCAGGTGGCCGAGAAACTACGGGAGGCTCTGTCGTGA
- the pseB gene encoding UDP-N-acetylglucosamine 4,6-dehydratase (inverting), translating to MFDGKSVLITGGTGSFGNQYTETLLTRYKPKRLVIFSRDELKQYEMQQKFNSSVMRYFIGDVRDGERIKQAMRGIDYVIHAAALKHVPAAEYNPMECIKTNIHGAQNVIEAALDNNVEKVIALSTDKAANPINLYGATKLASDKLFVAANNIVGSHRTRFAVVRYGNVVGSRGSVVPFFKKQIADGARELPITDPRMTRFWITLQQGVDFVLKNFGRMQGGEIFVPKIPSVRIVDLAESIAPGVAHKVVGIRPGEKLHEVMCPADDSHLTLDFDDHYVIRPSIKLTGAVDYACNLLVERGVPVPQGFCYHSGDNGVFLTVPQLQDMNGTN from the coding sequence ATGTTTGACGGAAAGTCAGTTTTAATAACCGGTGGCACCGGCTCTTTCGGTAATCAATATACCGAGACCTTACTGACTCGGTATAAACCGAAGCGCCTGGTGATCTTCTCGCGTGATGAACTTAAGCAGTATGAGATGCAGCAAAAATTTAATAGCTCTGTTATGCGGTATTTCATTGGTGATGTGCGCGATGGAGAGCGGATCAAACAGGCGATGCGCGGCATAGACTATGTAATACATGCAGCGGCACTTAAACATGTGCCGGCGGCTGAATATAATCCCATGGAGTGTATCAAGACCAATATTCATGGCGCGCAGAACGTGATTGAAGCCGCCCTAGATAACAATGTCGAAAAAGTGATTGCCTTATCAACCGATAAGGCTGCGAATCCAATAAATCTTTATGGAGCCACAAAATTGGCTTCAGATAAGTTGTTTGTTGCTGCCAACAATATTGTTGGTAGCCACCGCACACGGTTCGCTGTGGTTCGCTACGGCAATGTGGTGGGCTCGCGTGGCTCAGTGGTGCCGTTCTTTAAGAAACAGATTGCTGATGGTGCGCGAGAACTGCCTATCACTGATCCACGCATGACCCGATTCTGGATAACTCTCCAGCAAGGCGTGGATTTCGTATTAAAGAATTTTGGGCGCATGCAGGGTGGAGAAATATTCGTACCCAAGATTCCTTCGGTGAGAATCGTGGATTTGGCCGAGTCGATTGCGCCAGGCGTGGCGCACAAAGTCGTGGGAATCAGGCCAGGTGAGAAACTGCATGAAGTGATGTGTCCTGCCGATGATTCACATCTTACGCTGGATTTTGATGATCACTACGTGATTCGTCCCAGTATCAAGCTGACTGGGGCGGTCGATTATGCATGCAATCTTCTTGTGGAGCGCGGTGTGCCTGTGCCGCAGGGTTTCTGCTATCACTCGGGCGACAATGGCGTGTTTCTAACTGTACCCCAGTTGCAAGACATGAACGGTACTAACTAA